Proteins encoded in a region of the Saccharopolyspora phatthalungensis genome:
- a CDS encoding Ldh family oxidoreductase encodes MTQESAATTTLTLRDARALITAAMTQVRHSPAEAEIIADHLLDCELRGLSFGGLARALSVVERIRATPAPPGPIRAVAETAVSATLDGGDHVGYLVGMRALDLAMDKARAQGVAVVGARNTWYTGMFSYYLEKAAQAGFAGMIAGSGPAMVAPHGGSEGRFGTNPIAFGFPSTPAPIIWDIGTAAVMYGEVILKARLGVDLEPGQAYDSTGASTLDPAAALEGAFGVWGGHKGSGLAMVVQLLGMMTGAAADPPGVSDCGLFVLLVDPGTLTDAENYRRRVAAFADSIRATRPVEDGGAVRVPFDRSVACREEMLRRGTIEVPEAVVAGLRHEAGLPAAGEATEHG; translated from the coding sequence ATGACTCAGGAGAGTGCCGCCACGACCACCCTGACCCTGCGCGATGCTCGCGCGCTTATCACGGCGGCGATGACCCAGGTGCGGCACAGCCCCGCCGAGGCCGAGATCATCGCCGACCACCTGCTCGACTGCGAACTGCGCGGCCTCTCGTTCGGTGGGCTCGCCCGCGCGCTGTCGGTGGTCGAGCGCATCCGCGCGACACCGGCGCCTCCGGGCCCCATCCGGGCCGTCGCTGAGACCGCGGTGTCGGCGACCCTGGACGGCGGCGACCACGTGGGCTACCTCGTTGGCATGCGCGCCCTGGACCTGGCCATGGACAAGGCCCGTGCCCAGGGAGTCGCCGTCGTCGGTGCCCGAAACACCTGGTACACGGGCATGTTCTCCTACTACCTGGAGAAGGCGGCGCAAGCCGGGTTCGCCGGGATGATTGCGGGCAGCGGGCCCGCAATGGTGGCGCCGCACGGGGGGAGCGAAGGCAGGTTCGGCACGAACCCGATCGCGTTCGGATTCCCGTCCACCCCCGCGCCGATCATCTGGGACATCGGCACCGCCGCCGTGATGTATGGCGAGGTGATCCTCAAGGCCCGGCTGGGTGTGGACCTGGAACCTGGCCAGGCCTACGACAGCACCGGCGCCTCGACGCTCGACCCGGCCGCCGCGCTCGAGGGCGCGTTCGGCGTGTGGGGCGGACACAAGGGTTCCGGGCTGGCCATGGTGGTGCAGTTGCTCGGCATGATGACCGGCGCGGCCGCCGACCCGCCCGGCGTTTCGGATTGCGGGTTGTTCGTCTTGCTGGTCGATCCGGGCACGCTGACCGACGCGGAGAACTACCGCCGCCGCGTTGCCGCCTTCGCCGACTCGATCCGGGCGACCAGGCCCGTCGAAGACGGCGGCGCCGTCCGCGTTCCCTTCGACCGCTCGGTGGCCTGCCGCGAGGAGATGCTTCGTCGCGGCACAATCGAGGTGCCCGAGGCGGTGGTCGCGGGCCTGCGCCACGAGGCCGGACTCCCCGCGGCCGGGGAGGCAACGGAACATGGCTGA
- a CDS encoding MFS transporter — MSTTAEIPARTLRRTTLAAAIGNTVETYDYAVYGFLATVLAKVFFPSSSPGAALLSSFAVFGSAFLARPAGALVFGPLADRLGRRPALVASLLLMAGVSMAIGLLPPTASIGIAAPILLVLLRFGQGLSAGGEYTTALIYVAEFAPPRRRGELSSHVQVGSLAGLLLGAVVVLSLNAALTAEQMQAWGWRVPFLLALPVAGIGLYLRSRLGETPEFVATRSRVSEDTKLSAQWPRMLLIVGVSVLHVVGFYMVYTYVQNYLIQLHLSPVTATSVIAFALLVGLFLVVAGGRACDRKGRAPVLLATSIAVLVLTYPLFAVMASASSLWLVVCCTVLLSAGPAFYSGVAPITYIQLVPVRVRGSVVAVSYNVAVAVLGGSAVFVCQALVEITGDNRSPAYLLLAAAAVSAIAAFALARRSAPYLDSSPSTEPLSAEASS; from the coding sequence ATGAGCACCACAGCGGAAATCCCGGCCCGGACGCTGAGACGCACGACTCTCGCGGCCGCGATCGGCAACACGGTGGAGACCTACGATTACGCGGTCTACGGCTTCCTCGCCACCGTGCTTGCCAAAGTCTTCTTCCCGTCCTCGAGCCCCGGCGCCGCCCTGCTGTCGTCGTTCGCGGTGTTCGGCTCAGCATTCCTCGCCCGCCCGGCGGGCGCGCTGGTCTTCGGGCCGCTGGCCGACCGGCTCGGTCGCCGGCCCGCCCTGGTGGCGTCGCTGCTGCTGATGGCGGGAGTCAGCATGGCGATCGGCTTGTTGCCGCCGACGGCGAGCATCGGGATCGCCGCGCCGATACTGCTGGTGCTCCTGCGATTCGGCCAGGGCCTGTCGGCCGGCGGCGAGTACACGACTGCCCTGATCTACGTGGCCGAGTTCGCCCCGCCGCGCCGACGCGGGGAATTGTCGAGTCACGTCCAGGTGGGCAGTCTCGCCGGGCTGCTCCTCGGGGCCGTGGTCGTGCTGTCCCTCAACGCGGCGCTCACCGCGGAGCAGATGCAGGCATGGGGCTGGCGGGTGCCGTTCCTGCTGGCGCTGCCCGTCGCCGGGATCGGGCTCTACCTGCGCAGCCGCCTCGGTGAGACCCCGGAATTCGTTGCGACGCGCAGTCGAGTGTCCGAGGACACGAAACTCTCAGCGCAGTGGCCACGGATGCTCCTGATCGTCGGAGTGTCGGTACTGCACGTCGTCGGCTTCTACATGGTCTACACCTACGTGCAGAACTACCTCATCCAGTTGCACCTCTCCCCCGTCACCGCCACCTCGGTGATCGCCTTTGCGCTGCTGGTCGGTCTCTTCCTGGTGGTTGCCGGCGGCCGGGCCTGCGACCGGAAGGGCCGCGCGCCCGTACTCCTGGCGACCTCGATCGCCGTGCTCGTGCTGACGTATCCGTTGTTCGCCGTGATGGCGAGCGCATCGTCCTTGTGGCTGGTGGTCTGCTGCACCGTGCTGCTCTCGGCGGGCCCGGCGTTTTACTCGGGCGTCGCGCCGATCACCTACATCCAGCTCGTGCCGGTACGGGTGCGGGGCAGCGTCGTCGCGGTTTCCTACAACGTTGCGGTTGCCGTGCTGGGCGGCTCGGCGGTCTTCGTATGCCAGGCACTGGTGGAGATCACCGGCGACAACCGCTCGCCCGCCTACTTGCTGCTAGCCGCGGCCGCCGTCAGCGCGATCGCCGCCTTTGCCCTCGCGCGCCGGTCCGCCCCGTATCTCGACTCGTCCCCCTCGACCGAGCCCCTGTCCGCGGAGGCCAGTTCATGA